The genome window ttgattttgtccgtttttttctgctcccacagaaaaaaaacgcacAACAGTTACCTGTCTTCTTATCAATTTCCTTTTACGTGCCTATTCCTCTTCTCTACCTATCACATGACCAAACTTTCAGTACCCCGGACATAAATGCCACGTCACACTTTAGAcattatcacatttttctcatcttttaAGCAAAAGCTCTCAATCTCTAAGGTCTATGCTCTTCAGTTAGAGATCGTAATTTTAGATACCGAACACGGggtgaaaaccgaaaaactaAACTCTTTTAGCTCAAGATTTTTTCCATATCTTCTCTTGCCTGccattcacttttttgatgGATTACGGTAGATTTcgttcaacttttttgcatttcagaTGTCGGAAGACGTAGCAGTCACGGCGCAAACAATTCTCAATGGGtaagttgaattttgttgGGCAGGGCGGAGTCAGAAGGTGTCAGAATATGAATAGATGAATAGAACTAAAGTGTCCCATCATTGCAGAACCCCGCCCCATAATCATTTTCGAAAAGAGTGGCTCGCTGGAGCAGCAGGAACGACAACGCCCACGACGACCTCTGGCGGACAAATGATGACGGTTtgtgataaaacaatttttttttcgagttctTCCCATTGAGATTTTATTGACTTAAAAtcttttgatgaaaaaaaagtttatcacaatttttaaaagctagAAATTTATGCCattaaaatatgatttaaaaaaaaatcataagtGAAAACTAGAGAACAGTGattgattttgcaaaatatctgaaatacttttcaaaacaaaaactatttcaaatcTTATATTTTAGAATTGGAATATACATACAGTATTTCATCTAATTGTCTTGCACCTCATTGCTCAAGTTTGAAGCCTTTTAGCGTTCTTTGAGCTCAAGTTTCAACCCCTTCTGATACCAGCTTCAAATTCCCAATCAGACACTTCTTTATCCTAAAACATGGATTTCAGCTCTCCCCTCCCGCCGGTGACGGACCAGGTTCCGCTGGCTCAATGGCTCCCGAATCGACTTCTTCCCTTTCCGACTTGTCTGGTGACGCGGAAGGTGTGTGGAGTATAGACATTGATCAAGCATTTCAAGAAGCGTTAGCCATCTATCCACCTTGTGGACGAAGGAAAATTATCATCAGTGACGAAGGGAAAATGTATGGTGAGTGAACTGTCTATACATAATTGGAGTCATACAAGTGGTAGAAGAATGAATACATTCACATTACTGTGCATCTGCCTTCATTGAACATCTGCCCATATCCATGGGATAGAAACTTCTTTTCCATTTGACTTTTCTTTctaatatttattattattatgatgTAAACGGATTGAACCGGCAGACAGAAACCGACAAAAGAAGAGAGTAGAAGGTACTACGGGATTAGTAGAGACCATCTTTCCATCCTTTCCGTGCCACTTCTCCATATTCCTtgtatttgtttattttcgcTGCGGGAAACCACGGGCGGCTCTTTCTCTCTCTAAGTCTTGACTTTTTGACCCTCCCGCGCAACCAAAATCAACAAATCGTTAGATTAGATGTTGGAACATAGTTTGTTAGGAAAATGTGATTAGGGGGTTACCGAAGTATCCCAAAGTATCACGTTTTCAGCTGTCGGttaaagtatttaaaatttaaaattgaaattagatttcaaattttattttaaaatagaaaaacctctggaaattttaaaataaaaactaaaattatcaGAATTATAAATATTGAGGAATATCAGAAACGTAGCGTGTCTGTAACTGCTCTCGCTGGACTTTGTGCTCTGCCACGTCATAAAACACGAATACTGTCTGCGCAGTGCCCGGCAGTAACAAACAAAAAGAGTTTGCacatttgtttgattttcaaaaaaaaagaaaccttTTTCCACAATGATGACAACTAAAAGTTACACAGACGCTGTTTTGAGACTACTGTAGAACAGCAATTTTGTTAGACTTCTTAACAATGCCCGTTACTACGGTTATCAGTTTGATCCGCTTTTATTTCGTAAAAATTACCGGAAAACATAATGTTATCAGAGAAAATTCCATAGTCTTTACTCACTTAATTTATGTGATAAATTTGGGTGGGGTGATAATTGATACGCAAATATAATTAAGAGGGTTCAAGTTTTCAatacagtattttttaaaaataatcttgaTCTCCCTATTAGTCTAGCCAATTAAATAATAGTCCTATAGAAAAATACAGAATttaatcttaaattttaacaatttccacTTTGATTcgtgaaatctttttttaacaTAGAATCTTTCAAGTCGACGTCACCCTTATTTTAGTTATTCCATCGTCAGACCTGAATTTTTCACCTGTTCGTTACCTGATTATTTCTTCCTCCTCCCACATTCTGATTTCATTATGAGCAACATTCATTTActtgtttgaattttatatgtatatatattttcaggaaggAACGAACTAATCGCTAGGTATATCAAATTGCGATGTGGAAAAACGAGGACTCGGAAACAAGTGTCATCACATATTCAAGTACTTGCTAGGAAAAAGCTCAGAGACGAACAAGCAAAAAAGAAGGTACCTTTTCATCTGAATACGGTAGTTTAATTTACTATATGTCTAACTGAAATTcatattgaaaacttttcagggTGATATTCCCAGTCTTCTTCAACAAGCTTCACCTCCAGGAGGAGTTAAATCTCCATCAGCTGTAGTATTTCCGCCTGTTTCCGCAGCTGTCGCTGCAATCACTGAAATTTCTCCACAAAGTAGCTACTCATCAATTGTGCCAAAAGTGGAAACCGATCAAATCTCCCAACAACTATttaaatgttagttttttatgCGATACAATTATTGCATCAAACTAATTTTCTCATGTTTCCAGCTCTTCCTTTGTGGTCATTCCAACAAACTCCTGGATTACCTATCGGAATGGATCTATCACAACTTGTTTTCCAACAATCCTCTCCCGACAAAACAGTTTCACCTGTGAAATCAGAAGTTGTAGAAGAAACGAAACCAATCGCTTCTTCACAATTAACACTTCACAGCTTCTCCGCATATGTCAAATGTAATAAGACAAGTTTAAGGACAGAACTCGTGAAGATTGAGAATACACTGGAAAAAGATGATATTGACATTTCTgtattttacgaaaaatatcCGAAATTACTTCGAGAATTGTTCGAGAAATCCGAGAAAAAGGATGTCTTCTTCCTTGCAAAGTGTTGGGCAAATATTAATGTTTCGGATGATGTACAGTAAGTTATATTGAATGTGATTGATAATTAGTTTTGACTCAAAGAAAACCTTTTAGAAACTGTCAATACGCAGTCGACTCGTTCTACTCAAGTcgtgaaaaattccaattaaagGTCTCAACAATGGCTTGCTCATTTGGAAACCAGgcagttgaaaaaatagagGTACGAATATTATGAGCTAAGCGGCAATGTACAATCggttgatttttcagcaatacTTCCCAATCGAATTCGATGGATCATATTCGTTCATATTGAACAACTCCCCAATGTGTGACTATATGGTTAAGTTCATTGCCGAGCTGAAGAAGCTGAATGTAATAGAAACAATGAACAACGTGCTGGagaattttacagttttacaggtaagaatatttgaaaatatttaacctATTCAGAGAGTTTGTCAGCGGCCATTTCTCCACctctaaaaattcacaaaaacttaaatcaaagttgaaaaatagctctagaaaattttgaaaagtttcatttgtttcattagaattgaataaataatatGCACATTAATGAATAATATACTTTTTAAGTcgctttcaaaaatgttctccgactgaaagcttaaaattctgaacaatGTTTGAACagtgttataattttttaattagttttctAACACATTCTGGGGTTTTAAAGAAAAGGAATACGGGGTtctaatttaacaaaaaaaaactgaggaAAAACTGGAAAGTACACATAATGAAAAgcataataattttcagattgtcaCAAACAGCGAAACTGATGAATTATTAATGGTTCTCTGTTTTGTATTTGAAGTATCACAAGAACCAGAGCCATCATGTTCTGTCTACAGGCTAATCGATGGAGGAGGCGATTCTGatgaatgaattttgaaaaatctcttcCCACACTgccatattttttgtttttttcttaatttataCACTCATTCATTccttttcttcgttttctccTTCTCTTCAAAAATCGGTCACACGAattcatttgaatttcatttgaaaaataataataatatgttCCAGTCATTcccattttcttattttctccaTGTTTACCTGAATACTCAAAACCCAATTTCCCgtgatttatttttgtactttttttcgtCTCATCATGTGCAACCAGAAGAAAACTCGTCGAGCTTCTCATATTTCTTGGAAATTCACAGAATCCATCAAAAAGTCTACAGTGTCTAGTACGAGTTGTTCTTTAATTTCTAATCCCTCACATTCATCCCCACACTTCTCCCTTTCAGATTCAGTTCCCCCCAATACTTGCAACCTCTTCTCCACACCTTCCACAAAATCtcaattctcgattttttcaaccCAAGTTTCCGATTTGATTCAGTTCTGTTAGGCTCTTAGGTgtgttttgtttcattttctgtaTTCTATTTTTGGACTTGTTTTCCCTTTAATTAtcagttattgaaaaaatgcatcAGATAcctaaacttttcaatttttttaaaaacgttttgggAGCAACtggattttcagaaagaaacgTTTCATCAAAGCAACAGAAGACCCCGACAAAACGAAAGGCGGAGCTGCGATATTATAAACAATGGCACTGTACCGCGCGAGGTCATTCCAAATCTCAATCACTTTCCATAGAATGTCTGCTCCATCTCCTTCACCTTCTATTTCAagattaaattcaaattcagatgAAACTTTCCGTATTGTGGTAAACTATCTGGTAACTTCGAACAAACTTGAGGAAACACGTGTCAAGTACACCAGAATTATTGATTCTCTAGTCCTGCAAATGGACTGCCTGAACTTGATTGCCACTTTGACAAAGACAAATCTTGTCGTCTTGCTAGTGATCAAGTATATTCTTAAATATTTAGAGAATTTGAAGAAGAATACCATTATCTCGCTGAGAAATGTCGAggctaaaatcgaaaaaaagatgaaaattcagaaaagacGAGCTCAAATGATGTTCCAACATGTAAGTTTCGGTAGAcccttttatttttgaaatgtttgattaTTTAAACTTTAGAACGGCATCACTCCAATGAGTGACATTACTAAAAGATTGGAATTCAAtaagaacaattgaaaatcaatcaGGACAACCTTTTGTGCCTTGGAGGGCCTAATCGTTCATTTCTCTGTTATCGCATACTTTAATGTTTCTTCGATTtgttaatttctaaaattattgttttaacttttgaaatatatacATAGTAATGATTTGTTATACGGCtctatcttttttt of Caenorhabditis elegans chromosome II contains these proteins:
- the egl-44 gene encoding Transcription enhancer factor-like protein egl-44 (Confirmed by transcript evidence); this encodes MSEDVAVTAQTILNGTPPHNHFRKEWLAGAAGTTTPTTTSGGQMMTLSPPAGDGPGSAGSMAPESTSSLSDLSGDAEGVWSIDIDQAFQEALAIYPPCGRRKIIISDEGKMYGRNELIARYIKLRCGKTRTRKQVSSHIQVLARKKLRDEQAKKKVPFHLNTGDIPSLLQQASPPGGVKSPSAVVFPPVSAAVAAITEISPQSSYSSIVPKVETDQISQQLFKSLPLWSFQQTPGLPIGMDLSQLVFQQSSPDKTVSPVKSEVVEETKPIASSQLTLHSFSAYVKCNKTSLRTELVKIENTLEKDDIDISVFYEKYPKLLRELFEKSEKKDVFFLAKCWANINVSDDVQNCQYAVDSFYSSREKFQLKVSTMACSFGNQAVEKIEQYFPIEFDGSYSFILNNSPMCDYMVKFIAELKKLNVIETMNNVLENFTVLQIVTNSETDELLMVLCFVFEVSQEPEPSCSVYRLIDGGGDSDE
- the egl-44 gene encoding TEA domain-containing protein (Confirmed by transcript evidence) yields the protein MSSIFPNLLPFQLFMSEDVAVTAQTILNGTPPHNHFRKEWLAGAAGTTTPTTTSGGQMMTLSPPAGDGPGSAGSMAPESTSSLSDLSGDAEGVWSIDIDQAFQEALAIYPPCGRRKIIISDEGKMYGRNELIARYIKLRCGKTRTRKQVSSHIQVLARKKLRDEQAKKKGDIPSLLQQASPPGGVKSPSAVVFPPVSAAVAAITEISPQSSYSSIVPKVETDQISQQLFKSLPLWSFQQTPGLPIGMDLSQLVFQQSSPDKTVSPVKSEVVEETKPIASSQLTLHSFSAYVKCNKTSLRTELVKIENTLEKDDIDISVFYEKYPKLLRELFEKSEKKDVFFLAKCWANINVSDDVQNCQYAVDSFYSSREKFQLKVSTMACSFGNQAVEKIEQYFPIEFDGSYSFILNNSPMCDYMVKFIAELKKLNVIETMNNVLENFTVLQIVTNSETDELLMVLCFVFEVSQEPEPSCSVYRLIDGGGDSDE
- the egl-44 gene encoding Transcription enhancer factor-like protein egl-44 (Confirmed by transcript evidence) gives rise to the protein MSEDVAVTAQTILNGTPPHNHFRKEWLAGAAGTTTPTTTSGGQMMTLSPPAGDGPGSAGSMAPESTSSLSDLSGDAEGVWSIDIDQAFQEALAIYPPCGRRKIIISDEGKMYGRNELIARYIKLRCGKTRTRKQVSSHIQVLARKKLRDEQAKKKGDIPSLLQQASPPGGVKSPSAVVFPPVSAAVAAITEISPQSSYSSIVPKVETDQISQQLFKSLPLWSFQQTPGLPIGMDLSQLVFQQSSPDKTVSPVKSEVVEETKPIASSQLTLHSFSAYVKCNKTSLRTELVKIENTLEKDDIDISVFYEKYPKLLRELFEKSEKKDVFFLAKCWANINVSDDVQNCQYAVDSFYSSREKFQLKVSTMACSFGNQAVEKIEQYFPIEFDGSYSFILNNSPMCDYMVKFIAELKKLNVIETMNNVLENFTVLQIVTNSETDELLMVLCFVFEVSQEPEPSCSVYRLIDGGGDSDE
- the egl-44 gene encoding TEA domain-containing protein (Confirmed by transcript evidence); protein product: MMTLSPPAGDGPGSAGSMAPESTSSLSDLSGDAEGVWSIDIDQAFQEALAIYPPCGRRKIIISDEGKMYGRNELIARYIKLRCGKTRTRKQVSSHIQVLARKKLRDEQAKKKGDIPSLLQQASPPGGVKSPSAVVFPPVSAAVAAITEISPQSSYSSIVPKVETDQISQQLFKSLPLWSFQQTPGLPIGMDLSQLVFQQSSPDKTVSPVKSEVVEETKPIASSQLTLHSFSAYVKCNKTSLRTELVKIENTLEKDDIDISVFYEKYPKLLRELFEKSEKKDVFFLAKCWANINVSDDVQNCQYAVDSFYSSREKFQLKVSTMACSFGNQAVEKIEQYFPIEFDGSYSFILNNSPMCDYMVKFIAELKKLNVIETMNNVLENFTVLQIVTNSETDELLMVLCFVFEVSQEPEPSCSVYRLIDGGGDSDE
- the egl-44 gene encoding TEA domain-containing protein (Confirmed by transcript evidence); the encoded protein is MSSIFPNLLPFQLFMSEDVAVTAQTILNGTPPHNHFRKEWLAGAAGTTTPTTTSGGQMMTLSPPAGDGPGSAGSMAPESTSSLSDLSGDAEGVWSIDIDQAFQEALAIYPPCGRRKIIISDEGKMYGRNELIARYIKLRCGKTRTRKQVSSHIQVLARKKLRDEQAKKKVPFHLNTGDIPSLLQQASPPGGVKSPSAVVFPPVSAAVAAITEISPQSSYSSIVPKVETDQISQQLFKSLPLWSFQQTPGLPIGMDLSQLVFQQSSPDKTVSPVKSEVVEETKPIASSQLTLHSFSAYVKCNKTSLRTELVKIENTLEKDDIDISVFYEKYPKLLRELFEKSEKKDVFFLAKCWANINVSDDVQNCQYAVDSFYSSREKFQLKVSTMACSFGNQAVEKIEQYFPIEFDGSYSFILNNSPMCDYMVKFIAELKKLNVIETMNNVLENFTVLQIVTNSETDELLMVLCFVFEVSQEPEPSCSVYRLIDGGGDSDE
- the F28B12.6 gene encoding uncharacterized protein (Confirmed by transcript evidence), with amino-acid sequence MALYRARSFQISITFHRMSAPSPSPSISRLNSNSDETFRIVVNYLVTSNKLEETRVKYTRIIDSLVLQMDCLNLIATLTKTNLVVLLVIKYILKYLENLKKNTIISLRNVEAKIEKKMKIQKRRAQMMFQHNGITPMSDITKRLEFNKNN
- the egl-44 gene encoding TEA domain-containing protein (Confirmed by transcript evidence), whose protein sequence is MAPESTSSLSDLSGDAEGVWSIDIDQAFQEALAIYPPCGRRKIIISDEGKMYGRNELIARYIKLRCGKTRTRKQVSSHIQVLARKKLRDEQAKKKVPFHLNTGDIPSLLQQASPPGGVKSPSAVVFPPVSAAVAAITEISPQSSYSSIVPKVETDQISQQLFKSLPLWSFQQTPGLPIGMDLSQLVFQQSSPDKTVSPVKSEVVEETKPIASSQLTLHSFSAYVKCNKTSLRTELVKIENTLEKDDIDISVFYEKYPKLLRELFEKSEKKDVFFLAKCWANINVSDDVQNCQYAVDSFYSSREKFQLKVSTMACSFGNQAVEKIEQYFPIEFDGSYSFILNNSPMCDYMVKFIAELKKLNVIETMNNVLENFTVLQIVTNSETDELLMVLCFVFEVSQEPEPSCSVYRLIDGGGDSDE
- the egl-44 gene encoding Transcription enhancer factor-like protein egl-44 (Confirmed by transcript evidence), with translation MMTLSPPAGDGPGSAGSMAPESTSSLSDLSGDAEGVWSIDIDQAFQEALAIYPPCGRRKIIISDEGKMYGRNELIARYIKLRCGKTRTRKQVSSHIQVLARKKLRDEQAKKKVPFHLNTGDIPSLLQQASPPGGVKSPSAVVFPPVSAAVAAITEISPQSSYSSIVPKVETDQISQQLFKSLPLWSFQQTPGLPIGMDLSQLVFQQSSPDKTVSPVKSEVVEETKPIASSQLTLHSFSAYVKCNKTSLRTELVKIENTLEKDDIDISVFYEKYPKLLRELFEKSEKKDVFFLAKCWANINVSDDVQNCQYAVDSFYSSREKFQLKVSTMACSFGNQAVEKIEQYFPIEFDGSYSFILNNSPMCDYMVKFIAELKKLNVIETMNNVLENFTVLQIVTNSETDELLMVLCFVFEVSQEPEPSCSVYRLIDGGGDSDE
- the egl-44 gene encoding TEA domain-containing protein (Confirmed by transcript evidence); this translates as MNSMFCSELQQALPQMSEDVAVTAQTILNGTPPHNHFRKEWLAGAAGTTTPTTTSGGQMMTLSPPAGDGPGSAGSMAPESTSSLSDLSGDAEGVWSIDIDQAFQEALAIYPPCGRRKIIISDEGKMYGRNELIARYIKLRCGKTRTRKQVSSHIQVLARKKLRDEQAKKKVPFHLNTGDIPSLLQQASPPGGVKSPSAVVFPPVSAAVAAITEISPQSSYSSIVPKVETDQISQQLFKSLPLWSFQQTPGLPIGMDLSQLVFQQSSPDKTVSPVKSEVVEETKPIASSQLTLHSFSAYVKCNKTSLRTELVKIENTLEKDDIDISVFYEKYPKLLRELFEKSEKKDVFFLAKCWANINVSDDVQNCQYAVDSFYSSREKFQLKVSTMACSFGNQAVEKIEQYFPIEFDGSYSFILNNSPMCDYMVKFIAELKKLNVIETMNNVLENFTVLQIVTNSETDELLMVLCFVFEVSQEPEPSCSVYRLIDGGGDSDE
- the egl-44 gene encoding Transcription enhancer factor-like protein egl-44 (Confirmed by transcript evidence), with the protein product MAPESTSSLSDLSGDAEGVWSIDIDQAFQEALAIYPPCGRRKIIISDEGKMYGRNELIARYIKLRCGKTRTRKQVSSHIQVLARKKLRDEQAKKKGDIPSLLQQASPPGGVKSPSAVVFPPVSAAVAAITEISPQSSYSSIVPKVETDQISQQLFKSLPLWSFQQTPGLPIGMDLSQLVFQQSSPDKTVSPVKSEVVEETKPIASSQLTLHSFSAYVKCNKTSLRTELVKIENTLEKDDIDISVFYEKYPKLLRELFEKSEKKDVFFLAKCWANINVSDDVQNCQYAVDSFYSSREKFQLKVSTMACSFGNQAVEKIEQYFPIEFDGSYSFILNNSPMCDYMVKFIAELKKLNVIETMNNVLENFTVLQIVTNSETDELLMVLCFVFEVSQEPEPSCSVYRLIDGGGDSDE
- the egl-44 gene encoding Transcription enhancer factor-like protein egl-44 (Confirmed by transcript evidence), coding for MNSMFCSELQQALPQMSEDVAVTAQTILNGTPPHNHFRKEWLAGAAGTTTPTTTSGGQMMTLSPPAGDGPGSAGSMAPESTSSLSDLSGDAEGVWSIDIDQAFQEALAIYPPCGRRKIIISDEGKMYGRNELIARYIKLRCGKTRTRKQVSSHIQVLARKKLRDEQAKKKGDIPSLLQQASPPGGVKSPSAVVFPPVSAAVAAITEISPQSSYSSIVPKVETDQISQQLFKSLPLWSFQQTPGLPIGMDLSQLVFQQSSPDKTVSPVKSEVVEETKPIASSQLTLHSFSAYVKCNKTSLRTELVKIENTLEKDDIDISVFYEKYPKLLRELFEKSEKKDVFFLAKCWANINVSDDVQNCQYAVDSFYSSREKFQLKVSTMACSFGNQAVEKIEQYFPIEFDGSYSFILNNSPMCDYMVKFIAELKKLNVIETMNNVLENFTVLQIVTNSETDELLMVLCFVFEVSQEPEPSCSVYRLIDGGGDSDE